In Plasmodium gaboni strain SY75 chromosome 11, whole genome shotgun sequence, the following proteins share a genomic window:
- a CDS encoding hypothetical protein (conserved Plasmodium protein, unknown function), with the protein MKDIKNKIRLRHRSLYSSSSDDIKNNYDYIKHHQFDDTTEKKFKRDEFIEKDENEINKINVRIKKKKSVGEPFCKKNFRYKMNQNVSEKKQKNSFIKNMLKKAEDMLYTNRINNINNEKKKKNNRDTPYNLKSLYLLNEYLNVEPTNNVYYRRRTPHETCRRSDFNGVNLKPFVRYKSLNILEKEKNKNKAIIKISNVNPYYVYNRAHTMKNPSLYIDSRNSHIGNENVPINLMNNNIKNNMMHNHNYNDNIFDSCHQNMFNNFYETPTFDTYKYPEIKRRNTICSSASKYNNMYPQHLNFQRENYILNGYTHNTYHNNNNNMVGNSYPYSNCENSKISNYNSSNDYKKKLRKEEKNKNTIFIHYNNKKKNIKKNDSINNIKDNDNNSNKIRTHISIPLKKNTNHINHKKEYQKDNNVDYSDKEHHSFKVDTSRPNNLLHNNNNNDNRTKKNLYNNKKLYNSNDKHKSICTNSSYTKKYSNLNKSCDDLEEYPIYFKYKNEKNNSSKNSLQLNNPPSSSNKSNNIFNEEFNNSSYSNICRARDMSEQLFQIENNFPNKLINKKTFSNNTICCRDEDHIKNYKRENKEDRNFKRSHNKVNKKNNNNNSSTSIIISSSSSRSSSNINNSNDDTKLIKYSLSPKKKTQMEKKKKIKYYQGHMNKNRTNNNIISSYNNIKYEKMKNEQKHLYEKDNKSYEQIKDMNYPSNYKKDKTVQKQYNTYAKNELRNDSYTLNDDHLDTSLNRKVKYPILKTITIISDGKNEINKKLKKQQKCIRDKIMQKEKTEINLWSDKQFVSSNNSRYINEFNIYDNKNKEKKYMDIITEENIKKDQRNNIIRKNKNKSNSTQYSSRNNIDIHKNKNKKKNLYEYSQNYLHDNFKVIQNENRKNKYTTNSSHASEILRNIKEVHNLPKRILHNDSNVFHDDNNIYHGNNSSVDYKKFNSQVEELNDSKSFDRKYTDDSIKLENLKHDKNNKYEKYKVNNIMLDNNTYSHIYDKQKSKSYVNINNNVLKDKEYIKNKNSLDKSFSKLNRSNTINPRQSYISTYENKKFKKREKRTKEIEKNNKKNNFDIQRYNEPNVNKKELEINNNKLYEHTLNEDILYKTNNTLTSSFDENSYIKGKRQLIEYSNSVNDNNKRHNSRIIKRNEYTDGNTTISTNNSYTLHEDNNFNHYHSKHKNMELQKKMSQYNNISAHQNVSHFKNNLKQYTNLKYKKENYPLVKISNGIKKKKYILNNKRSGNIIYNKSYYSEDDTNSELYSNNTSEETKRKGKDITCGKDLNQSTNDYIDNYNSSKCIKEKIFDKIKTKRNNYIDDDKYIYTDDDKYIYTYDDKYIYTYDHVDDDKYIYTYDHVDDDISLYSNNNKSVSQYTKEEDEVKDPYISNRNKYIILNKKMEGTKDHLDNKPYNSSNIYSYSKIKKKSNILNSKSSDNEFTNKIKKNIRNDRNNISNNKIYNDKKSERDKYSESKSREAKHNILRDNANYEEKKKKYQRNKKSVNHESFLSTDEESKFFFKNDKQKKEKNDISKNNSRSKSSYKKERYIDNSKDKNSSQERYENVSESVIKKKDGCYKILKTHEINKNIYSSNKSNEEKKSYFSSQSISCSDQMKNTSTQQIDGDTINKIVNHYDEKYIKNISDLDIDRDINEKDKVYKNCYSLKENKMIQKHSCASEKNEGHDNVEIFYNNNENDIDEYVGQEIQRKNDNNEMNNNFISSEDINLKNNFDTTEQYNYGDKASTQYNINEDEIKNNDINNMCVNTIYSNEDENIFEEQKKKENIYGKQLKNKNLIKENYSLDIQNDKTKHIYTSHNIKSNNNIYNYQLSRDKYLQRNSNNDEDISFMKDKNITSLNKNNIHSDKEKNINKNKYNKLLSSDIYKTDGNTKKFKQNCISKIIEEQNKNDQKSNYKNYTHKKDSIYYKDEIIIHNNNNNKVLDESYDKDSNNEHSNNIYHNNNIKCESLKSKNYNINHSNVNYNIEGKYLQGVVGINEANEYLNNQLNVLLKDKNEINQNEKNNVDRNNSHNSINKSEHSSKENIYINNNDEIPIQFENSYTSQKIYDKKKENFMIDKNIDNYNDDKYKGSHFKEENINLYSKKLNDIKNINGKNNTNIINSQDVLLNKNLNKSIDIPNQFNVDENNTSTYIKKKKNIDNNSSIISTNQNNTIYNNNYDISVDNIKREYIVDNTSIHNVCSLDNIKEQNVLKKPVLNIISDDENTNENNKNETVENGIQNCNNIYTMNGIKTNNYMVHSITMPNISNTINDKHMIYTNKFNEKNKMNIYNSQGNQIMLGEQGNYNNLFYNPNMVNNENIKRILYNKSLTTANIGHTHNNNNNIYNNNNILYNQMNNDEYNNNKMNTFDYLNKYRNIPMDISTLNKSQYGNLQNDKLNNICILPVNPNIQQHPINYNMNTNYIPNNNFIYNNKLFYDESGKMYIRGDHKPSNNGPLI; encoded by the coding sequence ATGAAGgacataaaaaataaaattcGTTTAAGACATCGTTCGTTATATTCATCATCCAGTGATGacattaaaaataattatgacTATATAAAACATCATCAATTTGATGATACAACTGAGAAAAAATTCAAGAGAGATGAATTTATAgaaaaagatgaaaatgaaattaataagataaatgtaagaataaaaaaaaaaaagtcTGTAGGAGAGCCATTTTGTAAGAAAAATTTTAGATATAAAATGAATCAAAATGTAAGTGAAAAAAAACAGaaaaattcttttataaaaaatatgttaaaaaaagCAGAAGATATGTTATATACAAACagaataaataatataaataatgagaagaaaaagaagaacAATCGGGATACAccatataatttaaaatcattatatttattgaatgaatatttaaatgttGAACCTACtaataatgtatattataGACGTAGAACACCACACGAGACATGTCGTCGAAGTGATTTTAATGGTGTAAATCTTAAACCTTTTGTTAGATATAAAAgtttaaatatattagaaaaagaaaaaaataaaaataaggccatcataaaaatatctaATGTAAATCcatattatgtatataatagGGCACATACAATGAAAAATCCTTCTCTCTATATAGATTCAAGAAATTCGCATATAGGAAATGAAAACGTTCCTATTAACCTTATgaacaataatataaagaataatatgatgCATAAccataattataatgataatatttttgattCGTGTCATcaaaatatgtttaataatttttatgaaacTCCTACTTTtgatacatataaatatccagaaattaaaagaagaaatacTATATGTTCTAGTGCTTCAAagtataataatatgtacCCACAACATTTAAATTTTCAAAGAgagaattatatattaaatggatatacacataatacatatcataataataataataatatggtTGGTAATAGCTATCCTTATTCTAATTGTGAGAATAGTAAAATATCAAATTATAATTCTTCTAATgattataagaaaaaattgagaaaagaagaaaaaaataaaaatacaatttttattcattataataataagaagaaaaatattaaaaagaatgatagtataaacaatataaaagataatgataataattcaaataaaataagaacACATATATCTATTccattaaaaaaaaatacaaatcatataaatcataaaaaGGAATATCAGAAGGATAATAATGTTGATTATAGTGATAAGGAACATCATTCTTTTAAGGTAGATACAAGTAGACCAAATAATTTgttacataataataataataatgataatagaacaaaaaaaaatttatataataataaaaaattatataattcgAATGATAAACATAAATCCATTTGCACTAATTCTTcatatacaaaaaaatattcaaacCTTAATAAAAGTTGTGATGATTTAGAAGAATATcctatttattttaaatataaaaatgaaaaaaacAATTCTTCAAAAAATTCCCTCCAATTGAATAATCCTCCTTCTTCGAGTAATAAAAgcaataatatatttaatgaaGAGTTTAATAATAGTAGTTACTCAAATATATGTAGAGCTAGAGATATGTCTGAACAATTATTTCAgattgaaaataatttccCAAACAAActaataaataaaaaaaccTTTTCCAATAATACAATATGTTGTAGAGATGAGgatcatataaaaaattataaaagaGAAAATAAGGAAGATCGAAATTTTAAACGGTCACATAATaaagtaaataaaaaaaataacaataataatagtagcacgagtattattattagtagtagtagtagtagAAGTAGCAgcaatattaataattcaaatgATGATACAAAATTGATTAAATATTCCTTATcaccaaaaaaaaaaactcaaatggaaaaaaaaaaaaaaattaaatattatcaaggacatatgaataaaaacaggacaaataataatattatatcatcatataataatataaagtatgaaaaaatgaagaatgagcaaaaacatttatatgAGAAGGATAATAAATCTTATGAACAAATAAAGGATATGAATTATCCTTCAAATTATAAGAAGGATAAGACTGTGcaaaaacaatataatacatatgCAAAGAATGAATTACGTAATGATTCTTATACTTTGAATGATGATCATTTGGATACCTCATTAAATAGAAAAGTAAAGTATCCAATTTTAAAAACAATTACAATTATTTCTGATGGcaaaaatgaaattaataaaaaattaaagaaacAACAAAAGTGTATAAGAGATAAGATAATgcaaaaagaaaaaacagAAATTAATTTGTGGAGTGATAAACAATTTGTTTCTTCAAATAATAgtagatatataaatgaatttaatatttatgataataaaaataaggaaaaaaagtatatggatataattactgaagaaaatattaagaaggatcaaagaaataatattattaggaagaataaaaataaaagtaatagTACACAATATAGTAgtagaaataatatagatatacataaaaataaaaataaaaaaaaaaatttatatgaatattcacaaaattatttgcatgataattttaaggttatacaaaatgaaaatagaaaaaataaatatacaacAAATAGTTCTCATGCGTCAGAAATTTTGAGAAACATTAAAGAAGTACATAATTTACCTAAGAGAATTCTACATAATGATAGTAATGTTTTCCATGATGACAATAACATATATCATGGAAATAATTCATCCGTTGATTATAAAAAGTTTAATTCACAAGTAGAAGAATTAAATGATTCAAAAAGTTTTGATAGAAAATATACAGATGATAGTATAAAACTAGAAAATCTCAAAcatgataaaaataataaatatgaaaaatataaagtgaataatataatgttaGATAACAATACTTATTctcatatatatgataaacAAAAAAGCAAATCATAcgtaaatataaataacaatgtcttaaaagataaagaatatataaaaaacaaaaactCTTTAGACAAATCCTTTTCTAAATTAAATAGGAGCAATACAATAAACCCTAGACaatcatatatatctacatatgaaaataaaaaatttaagaaaagagaaaaaagaacaaaagagattgaaaaaaataataaaaaaaacaattttGATATACAAAGGTATAATGAACCTAAtgttaataaaaaggagttagaaataaataataataaattatatgaacacactttaaatgaagatatattatataaaactAATAATACATTAACATCTTCATTTGATgaaaattcatatattaaaggAAAAAGGCAACTAATCGAATACTCAAATAGTGtgaatgataataataaaaggCATAATAGcagaataataaaaagaaatgagTATACAGATGGAAATACAACTATTAGTActaataattcatatacGCTACATGAAGATAATAACTTTAATCATTATCATTCcaaacataaaaatatggaatTGCAAAAAAAGATGTcacaatataataatatttcagCACATCAAAATGTATcacattttaaaaataatttaaaacaATATACAAACCTAAagtataaaaaagaaaattacCCATTAGTTAAAATATCAAATggtataaaaaaaaaaaaatatatattaaataataaaaggTCTGgcaatataatatataataaatcatattATAGTGAGGATGATACTAATAGTGAATTATATTCTAATAATACAAGTGAAGAAACAAAAAGAAAGGGTAAAGATATTACATGTGGTAAGGATCTTAACCAGTCTACAAACGACTATATTGACAATTATAATTCATCAAAATgtataaaagaaaagatatttgataaaataaaaacaaaaaggaataattatattgatgatgataaatatatatatacagatgatgataaatatatatatacatatgatgataaatatatatatacatatgatCATGTGGATgatgataaatatatatatacatatgatCATGTGGATGATGATATATCTCTCTATAGtaacaataataaatcaGTATCCCAATATACAAAAGAGGAGGATGAAGTAAAAGACCCATATATAAGtaatagaaataaatacattatattaaataaaaaaatggaaGGAACAAAAGATCATTTAGATAATAAACCTTATAATTcttcaaatatatattcttattcgaagataaaaaaaaaatctaatattttaaattcCAAATCAAGTGATAATGAATTcacaaataaaattaagaagaatataagaaatgatcgaaataatattagtaataataaaatttataatgATAAGAAATCTGAAAGGGACAAATATAGTGAGAGTAAATCAAGAGAAGCgaaacataatatattgaGAGATAATGCAaattatgaagaaaaaaaaaagaaatatcagagaaataaaaaaagtgtTAATCATgaatcatttttatcaacAGATGAAGAGagtaaatttttttttaagaacGATAAACAGAAgaaggaaaaaaatgatataagcaaaaataatagtagAAGCAAATCAAGTTATAAAAAGGAAAgatatattgataataGTAAAGATAAAAATTCATCACAAGAAAGATATGAAAATGTATCAGAAAgtgtaataaaaaaaaaggatggttgttataaaattttaaaaacacatgaaattaataaaaatatatactcttcaaataaaagtaatgaagaaaaaaaaagttattTTTCAAGTCAATCTATATCATGTTCTGatcaaatgaaaaataCTTCTACACAACAAATAGATGGAGATacaattaataaaattgtaaatcattatgatgaaaaatatataaaaaatataagcGATTTAGATATAGATAGagatataaatgaaaaggataaagtatataaaaattgttatagtttaaaagaaaataaaatgatacAGAAACATAGTTGCGCTAGTGAGAAAAATGAAGGTCATGACAACGTAGAGATAttttataacaataatGAGAATGATATAGATGAATATGTAGGACAAGAAAtacaaagaaaaaatgacaataatgaaatgaataataattttatttcatcagaagatataaatttaaaaaataattttgataCAACAGAACAGTATAATTATGGAGATAAAGCTAGTAcacaatataatataaatgaagatgaaataaaaaacaatgacataaataatatgtgtGTTAATACAATTTATAGTAATgaagatgaaaatatatttgaagaacaaaaaaaaaaagaaaatatttatggcaaacaattaaaaaataagaatttaataaaagaaaacTATTCGTTGGATATTCAAAATGATAAAActaaacatatatatacttcacataatattaaaagtaataataatatatataattatcagTTAAGTAGAgataaatatttacaaaggaattcaaataatgatgaagatatttcatttatgaaggacaaaaatataacttctttaaataaaaataatatacattctgataaagaaaaaaatataaacaaaaataaatataataaattattatccagtgatatatataaaactgatggaaatacaaaaaaattcaaaCAAAATTGTATTTCTAAAATTATTGAAgaacaaaacaaaaatgaTCAGAAAagtaattataaaaattatacacATAAGAAGGatagtatatattataaagatgaaataattatacataataataataataataaagtaTTAGATGAGTCATATGATAAGGATAGTAACAATGAACATTCtaacaatatatatcataataataatattaagtGTGAATCTTTGAAATCtaagaattataatataaatcattCAAATGTTAACTATAACATAGAAggaaaatatttacaaGGTGTTGTAGGAATAAATGAAGCAAATGAATATTTGAACAATCAATTAAATGTTCTATTGAAAGATAAGAATgaaataaatcaaaatgaaaagaataatGTGGATAGGAATAATTCTCATAATAGCATTAACAAAAGTGAGCATAGttcaaaagaaaatatttatatcaataataatgatgagATACCTATACAATTTGAGAATTCGTACACCTctcaaaaaatatatgataaaaaaaaagaaaattttatgatagataaaaatatagataattataatgatgataagTATAAAGGATCACATTTTAAAGaggaaaatattaatttatatagcaagaaattaaatgatataaaaaatataaatgggaagaataatacaaatataattaattctcaggatgtattattaaataaaaatttaaataaaagtatAGATATACCTAATCAGTTTAACGttgatgaaaataatacttcaacatatataaaaaaaaagaaaaatattgataataatagtagtaTTATAAGTACAAACCAAAATAATACTATATATAACAACAATTATGATATATCtgttgataatataaaaagagaATATATTGTTGATAATACAAGTATACATAACGTTTGCAGTTTagataatattaaagaaCAAAATGTATTAAAGAAGCCCgttttaaatataataagtGATGATGAGAAtacaaatgaaaataataaaaacgAAACAGTGGAAAACGGTATACaaaattgtaataatatatatacaatgaatggtataaaaacaaataacTATATGGTGCATAGTATTACAATGCcaaatatttcaaatacaataaatgataaacatatgatatatacaaataagtttaatgaaaaaaataaaatgaatatatataattctcAAGGTAATCAAATAATGTTGGGAGAACAAggaaattataataatttattttataatcCTAATATGgtaaataatgaaaatataaaaagaatattatataataaatctCTTACTACTGCAAATATAGGTCACACACataacaacaacaataatatttataataataataatatattatataatcaaatgaataatgatgaatataataataacaaaatgAATACTTTTGATTATctaaataaatatagaaatattcCCATGGATATTTCTACATTAAATAAATCACAATATGGCAATCTTCAAAATGATAAACTGAATAATATATGCATACTTCCAGTGAACCCTAATATACAACAACATCcaattaattataatatgaatacTAATTATATAcctaataataattttatttataataataaattattttatgatGAATCTGGAAAAATGTACATAAGAGGTGATCACAAGCCTTCTAATAATGGACCTCTGATATAA
- a CDS encoding hypothetical protein (conserved Plasmodium protein, unknown function): MGFHIQRYIAMMGRGINPRTWKKLWVDCKNKQIIHIYNDIAEFTNNQIAQVVRVYQYRYWWWANPFGMGLIFYLVYKAWYMIYMNHKQRKVAQVVASAYGQGGQWLNPVPK; the protein is encoded by the exons atggGATTTCATATACAACGATATATTGCTATGATGGGCAGAGGAATAAATCCCAGAACATGGAAAAAATTATGGGTTGattgtaaaaataaacaaataatacatatatacaatGATATAGCTGAATTTACGAATAATCAAATAGCTCAAGTTGTACGAGT GTACCAGTACAGATATTGGTGGTGGGCTAACCCTTTTGGTATGGGATTAATTTTTTACCTTGTATATAAAGCATGgtatatgatttatatgAATCATAAACAAAGGAAAGTTGCACAAGTAGTTGCTTCTGCTTATGGACAAGGAGGGCAGTGGCTTAATCCAGTACccaaataa
- a CDS encoding hypothetical protein (conserved Plasmodium protein, unknown function), whose product MVKKDNEKNITQESKEKDKAKNTNEKGDPLIKLKEEREKLIQWSKKLKNNNCSFVSCDKIDTEKSEKVYSSNDDYYDEKNKITDNKRDNNNNNNNMNNNYHNNNSKNRKKGIHLNNFSYNNLSDQKQNDIDHIVYESRQKNKNTNYDNNIVHEESVNDNYNINKIRRNKKKDKNYNSQNNSCENNSSESNNHYYIFTNRSNEKDILNNMFKSTNNQKYESNLSYLHSDDEIFMDHSFDENKSKTKNKIKINNRNNNNNNNNEKEKEKEEEEQEQDDDDNMMMKPNIYHSSNDNFFNMNEMDNSSNILKEKNHNFIDNNNNYNNKILNDIYLKNNSDIIIREPFFKTSKYGTLKEKKENFDEQLKGISNEKNIKNISLDNKKKIKLTKKKKKQSINFNSNNKHDISNIYDQNNISNNPYNIIYGSSIQHLDISSNVNKLSNESVKTYLPTGSFVNSKDNSTCTTILSNNDMNTNDNNLINSGTKLKNIQTKKMINLLENKVRTLESKKHNLNDKMKDLHDNAYMLIESKEKDNLTIQHYETLIKNLESKYNKLFNMYQELDEHRISYVDAYREKQTKIENLCAILQIKSEENLKLTQEINIINKKNEQLQGQIYEYIKDVEDKETDLNKKKEECVILKNNLETLKIEKDDFKKQLEEKTKQYDDLENNMKIIKEQNEHIKNKFQSMGKSNDHTNNFFIPKIDNLIYILNKMLQVFKLNEQNILDYATFFKQNATIIEEKLLNNDNICNDIIQLIDKNLVNPIINVVNQRDQQYIQQQKELKMKFDDDLLKIYEKNINNVELANKHIEDLKNLLKSITIKNDRIKQKALLLSYGQGRLNQKPLLKEIKNMNTGTLLFKCKYNRYSHKPVQIYMKIVDNKYITWTKNLTGKKGFKKRKLIDIQDVINVDYGLNSRPVYWLIEKQNQKKLQKKKINSNQFYENNPYKLNPYNCFTIYTKERTYDFFSDDDEVVASWVIGLGLLSYPYNKSPSIQSRSEFIIKRVQLKLKLYCIKNNINYVKLWKNAIKKTQQQMEV is encoded by the exons ATGGTAAAAAAGGacaatgaaaaaaatattaccCAAGAAAGTAAAGAAAAGGACAAAGCtaaaaatacaaatgaGAAAGGAGACCctttaataaaattaaaagaagaaaGAGAAAAATTAATCCAATGgtcaaaaaaattaaaaaataataattgttCATTTGTAAGCTGTGATAAAATTGATACTGAGAAAAGTGAAAAAGTTTATTCTAGTAATGATGattattatgatgaaaaaaataaaataactGATAATAAGAGggataataataataataataataatatgaacaataattatcacaataataatagtaaaaATAGAAAGAAAGGAATTCATTTAAACAACTTCTCATATAATAACCTATCAGATCAGAAACAAAATGATATCGATCATATAGTATATGAATCAAGgcaaaaaaataaaaatactaattatgataataatattgttcATGAAGAAAGTgttaatgataattataatataaataaaataagaagaaataaaaaaaaagataaaaattataattcGCAAAATAATTCGTGTGAAAATAATTCTTCTGAAAGTAATAATcactattatatatttacaaatCGTTCGAATGAGaaagatattttaaataatatgtttaaaaGTACAAATAATCAAAAATATGAGTCCAATTTAAGTTATCTACATAGTGATgatgaaatatttatggATCACTCTTTTGATGAGAACAAAtcaaaaacaaaaaataaaataaaaataaataatagaaacaataataataataataataatgagaAGGAGAAGGAGAAGGAGGAGGAGGAGCAGGAGCAGGACGACGATGATaatatgatgatgaaaccaaatatttatcattcaagtaatgataatttttttaatatgaatgaaaTGGATAATTCgtcaaatattttaaaagaaaagaatcataattttatagataataataataattataataataaaatattaaacgatatatatttaaaaaataactctgatattattataagaGAACCATTCTTTAAAACATCTAAATATGGAACActaaaagaaaaaaaggaaaattTTGATGAACAATTAAAGGGAATATCaaatgaaaagaatataaaaaatatctctttagataataaaaaaaaaattaaactaactaaaaaaaaaaagaaacaatCAATCAATtttaatagtaataataaacatgatatttctaatatatatgatcaaaataatatatctaataatccatataatattatatatggCTCATCCATACAACATTTAGATATTTCTTCTAATGTTAATAAATTATCCAATGAAAGTgtaaaaacatatttacCCACAGGTTCGTTTGTTAATTCTAAAGATAATTCTACATGTACAACCATATTATCTAATAATGATATGAACacaaatgataataatttaataaatagTGGAACTAAactaaaaaatatacaaactaaaaaaatgattaaCTTATTAGAAAACAAAGTACGAACATTAGAAAGTAAAAAAcataatttaaatgataaaatgAAAGACCTACATGATAATGCTTATATGTTAATCGAATCAAAGGAAAAAGACAATTTAACCATACAACATTATGAAACCTTAATAAAAAATCTAGAGAgcaaatataataaattatttaatatgtatCAAGAATTAGATGAACATCGTATATCATATGTTGACGCTTATAGAGAAAAACAAACCAAAATAGAAAACCTATGTGCAATTCTACAAATTAAAAGTGAAGAAAATCTTAAACTAACACaagaaattaatattattaataaaaaaaatgaacagTTACAAGGTCaaatttatgaatatatcAAAGATGTTGAAGATAAAGAAACCgatttaaataaaaaaaaagaagaatgtgttattttaaaaaataatctAGAAACACTTAAAATAGAAAAAGATgattttaaaaaacaattagaagaaaaaacaaaacaatATGATGATctagaaaataatatgaaaattataaaagaacaaaatgaacatatcaaaaataaatttcAATCCATGGGCAAAAGTAATGATCATACaaataatttctttataCCTAAAATTGATaatctaatatatatattaaataaaatgttacaagtatttaaattaaatgaacaaaatatacTAGATTATGCAACCTTCTTTAAACAAAATGCAACTATtatagaagaaaaattattaaataatgataatatttgtaatgatattatacaacttattgataaaaatttaGTCAACCCTATTATTAATGTAGTAAATCAAAGAGACCAACAATATATACAGCAAcaaaaagaattaaaaatgaaatttGATGATgatcttttaaaaatatatgaaaaaaatataaacaacGTAGAATTGGCAAACAAACATATAGaagatttaaaaaatttattaaaatctataactattaaaaatgatCGAATAAAGCAAAAAGCTTTATTACTTTCATATGGCCAAGGAAGATTAAATCAAAAAccattattaaaagaaattaaaaatatgaatactggaactttattatttaaatgtaaatataatagaTATTCTCATAAACCTgtacaaatatatatgaaaattgtagacaataaatatattaccTGGACAAAAAATCTGACAGGCAAAAAGGgatttaaaaaaaggaagCTCATAGACATTCAG GATGTCATAAATGTGGACTATGGGCTTAATAGCAGACCCGTTTACTGGCTCATCGAAAAGcaaaatcaaaaaaaattgcaaaagaaaaaaataaattcaaATCAGTTTTATGAAAACAATCCTTATAAGTTAAATCCATATAATTGCTTTACAATATACACAAAGGAGAGAACTTATGATTTTTTCTCAGATGATGACGAAGTTGTAGCTTCTTGGGTAATTGGACTTGGCCTCTTATCTTAtccatataataaaagtcCAAGTATACAATCAAGATCAGAATTTATAATTAAGAGAGTTCAATTAAAATTGAAATTATAttgtattaaaaataatatcaacTATGTTAAATTGTGGAAAAATGCTATTAAAAAAACACAACAACAAATGGAAGTATAA